A segment of the Candidatus Sumerlaea chitinivorans genome:
GTTAGCGGTTGTTGCGATGACGCACATTCGCTTCGCGCCTTACATCATTGAGGCGATGCAGGCTGAAGAGGTTCGACGCGCCATCTTCATGAGTTCGACTCGCCGCTTTACGCGCTTCCCAGAAGAGACTGCTCGCGCCGTCATCGCTGGCGAGGAAGCGGTGCAACAATCCGATCTGGATTGGACGATCCTCCGCGCTTCCATGATCTACGGTGGCTCGCAAGATAACAACCTGACACATCTCGTGCGTTGGTTGAAAAATACACCTGTCTTTCCTCTGCCGGGGGCTGGTTCCATGAAATGGCAACCTGTCTTCACATGGGACGTGATTTCCGCAATTGAAGCAGCGCTCGAACGCCCCTACACCATCAAGAAGGCATACACACTTGCAGGCCCAGAACCAATCACGCTCCGCGAAATGATTGAGACGATTTTGCGATGCATGGGAAAGCGAGTGCTTCTTGTGCCTGTCCCCATCGCCTTTCTGCGCTTTGCGGCACGCATGCTGGCTCTGGTGATGGAGCGGCCACCCATCACGCTTGATCAAATCCAGCGCCTCGAAGAGGACAAAGTATTCGATATCAGCGAGGCCCAGCGTGACCTCGGTTTCGCCCCAATCTCCTTCGAGGACGGTATCCGACGAAAATTGGCTGGCAAGGCGTGACCTCCCCTTTCCAGTGACTCCGCGCTTTCTTAGTGACCAAACCAAAATCTTCCTGTCACAGTCTCTTTGGGTGTGTGCCATCCTAAGCGCGGAGAGAGGCTATGTTGGTTTGCCACCTGAATGTTCGCCGGACCTTTGCTCTTATCTTTGCCCTTACAATCGCTTCCGTCACGGTTTGCTGGGGCGGGCCGCTTGAAGAAGCGAACCGCCTTTTTGAAGAAAAGTCCTATGCGTTAGCGCTCAAAAAATACGACGAGATTTTGGCAACAAGCTCAACGCAAGCGATTGCACGAGAGGCATTGTGTCGAAAAGCAGAATGCCTCATCGCCCTGCACGAAAATGCGGCGGCGGAGCGGACACTCAGCGAGCTGGAAAAGTCGGCGGAAGAAGATCGTTGGACTGCGATTGCGGCGTGGAAGCTTGCCTTTTTGGCAGGCCAACGTGGCTTGTCACCCGAGGACACAAGCCAAACGCTTGCGAGATTGGACCGAGCAGAAAGGATTCTCTCCGTCGCCGCCCCCTCCTTGCTCACCGATCTCTACCGAGACGTCGTGCGCACGATTGCTCCTCAAGTTCCATGGGGCAATGTCGAATGGCGAGTCCGCTTCTTGCCGTATTACGACAAACTCATCGCCAAACTTAAGGATCCAAACGAAATTGCGGAGGCACATTGGGCGAAGGCGCAATTCCGGCGCGGCCTGCAAGAACCAGACAGTGAGCGCCAGTGGCTTGATGCAATGAGAATGCTTGTACGGGAATTTCCCGACACCGCGGTGGCGCCGCGCGCTCAAGCTGAGCTGGCCCGTCATGTTCAGGCTTCGGGAAAACTTGCTGCGGCCTTAGCTGAGTGGAAGCGCTTGCTCGAACGTTGGCCTCAAAGCGAGGAGGCCCGACAGGCGCGGGAAGAGATCCGTGCCATTACTCTTGAGTACGTTTCGATCACCCCACGGCAGTTTCAAGTCTCGCCAAACGAACGAATTGAGTTGCTCCTTCAGGCGCGGAATCTTCATTCGGTTTCAGTCGCGCTGTATCGAGTTTCGCCGAAGCAACTTCTGGAAGCCGGAGATCCGGACAATTTTAATCTGAGCGTCTTCGTCTCTGGCACACCCGTCCTGAGAAAAGAGGTTCAACTCCCGATCGGCGAGGACTATCGGCCCACGACGACAAGCGTTGTGCTGCAAAGCGAAGCCACCGAGCGAGGCGAGCGCCTACCCAAGGGACTTTACGTAGTGGCGGCACAAGGGGGCAATGCAAGCGCCTACCACATTTTTGCGGTCAGTGAACTTCTCCTTGTGACCAAACCGGCGGGTCAACGACTGGATGTGTGGTCCGTAGATGCCACGACGGGCCGTCCAATCGCTGGCGTGGAAATAAGCCTTCGCGGTTCGGGCAAACAGGCTGCGACGCAAAGCAAGACGCAGAGGCTCAGTTCGCAACTGGATGGGGTCCAGTCCGTTCGAAGCGATGGTAATGGGTTGGCTTCCTTTTCAATTGAGTCACGCCGCGGGGCACTCATTGTGGCTCGATTTGGGGAGGACATTGCTTTCGTCAGTCTGCCGGCGTATGCGACAGAACGTTGGGATAGCAGGAACGTTGCGTACGTTTACACGGACCGACCCGTCTATCGGCCCACAGAGAAAGTCGGCTGGAAAGCGATCATACGTGTGCAACGAGAGGGCAAGTACGAGAACCTAGCGGGCCAAACGTTTCGTGTCGAGGTCACCGACTCTCGTGGCGCCCGAGTCCTACAAGATGAATTTGTCGCAAATGAGTTTGGCACGATTTCCGGCGAAGTCGCGCTTGGTCAGCAGGCGCCGCTGGGAGTCTATCACATTCACGTTTCCGATCGAGCCACCCGCACCCACGGTTATGCCAGCTTCCGGGTGGAAGAGTACAAGAAGCCTGAGTACGAGGTCCGTGTCTCCACCGTCGAGAAGATCTACAAAGTGGGGAGCACGATCCAAGCTCGAGTGCAGGCGCAGTATTACTTTGGAGCACCAGTGGCCAACGCACACGTTCGGTACGAGGTCCGCAGGCAACCGCGGTGGTGGTGGATGTCGTATGAGCGCATTGCGCAAAGAGGGCAAGACTTACCTGATTGGTTTGAATCTGAACGTGCAGATCAAAGAGTGAAGCGACGGGCCGGGGGCGCTGAAATTGTGGCGACGGGCGAAGGAAGTACGGATGAAAAGGGAACGTTTGAATTCGAATTCACTGCCGAGGCAGTTGGGAAAGGCCAAAAGATCGCCCAATCACAATTCGAGAGTTACGAATTCGTAATAGAGGCCACGGTAACGGACGCAAGCCGCCGCGCTATCAGTGGCGCTACAAGCGCCATTGTTGGCGAGAAGGCACTGGTGGCACTCGTCTCAGCGGAGCGCTCTATTTACGTCCCCGGCGAGACGGTGAAAGCACGCATCGCAACGCGCAATCTGCGCGGAGACTCGGTAGCATCGAGCGGCACACTCTATGTGGAAAAACTACAGTGGGATCCGGCTACGGAGAAAGATCTTGTAACGACCATTGTGGAAGAGCGCATTCGAGTTCCGGCGGAAGGCGAATGGGTCTATGCGTGGCGAGCACCGGAGGGACAAGCCGGACGCTATCGCATCCTTTACATTGCCGACGATCCGTTTGGCGGCACAAGCTCGGGCAAAACCGAAATCACCATCGCAGACCCATTCACGCGGGACATTCAAGTGCGCTACCAAGGCATTCAGCTTGTCTTGGATAAAGGCAGCTATCAGCCCGGAGAAGTCGCGCGAGTTCTTGTGCTGAGCGAATGGGTCGATGCGCACGCTTGGCTATGGGTGGATACAGGCACCGGACATATCGAACAAAAGGTTTTGCCTCTGCGCTACCGCACGACGTTCGTAGAGCTGCCAATCACCGAAGCATTTGTGCCGAATTCTGAGCTGCATGTGATCATGGTGCGTGATAAACACGTGTTCCGCGACTCGAAAGAGATCATTGTCCCCCCGACACGGCAAGTTCTCAACATCCATGCCCGATTTGACCGCGACTCTTATCGGCCGCGCCAGCGAGGGGTGTTGCGCCTCGAAGCCAAAACTTGGGATGGCAAACCGGTTGAGGGAGAATTCTCCGTGGCGATTTATGACAAGGCCCTTGAGTATATCGCGGACTCCTTCCGCCCAGATATCCGGAGCGTCTTCTACGGGAAAAAGCGGTATCTGCACTCTTACTTTGATTTCTCTTACAACGAGTTGCAAAAGCACGGCCTCTCTGTGCCGCCCCCCACGCAATACGACGTCATCTACCAAAACGAGTATGAAAGCCCGCGACGAGCTATCGGCAGAGCAGCCCTCAGTGAGAGAAAGATGCTTGCTGCCGCACCCACGATGGCAAGATCTGAGGCGGAAGCAGTCCCTGCAAGCGCGGCGATGGACATGGCGAAAGAAGAAGGTGGAGCACCACTGGTGCGACGGGATTTTCGCGATAGAATCCTTTGGCAACCAGTTCTGAAAACCAACAGCGATGGGCTCGCCGAAATCGAGGTCGCATTCCCAGATTCACTCACCACATGGAAAGCCGATGTTGTTGGAGTCACGCAATCCCATTTGGTGGGAAATGTAACGACGGAGACAATTGTTGAGAAAAAAATTCTCGTGCGCCTCGAGACGCCGCGTTTTGTGCGCGAGCGCGATGAGCTGACGATCTCCGCAAACGTCCATAATTATCTTACCGAAGCTCAACGGGTTCGTGTTTCATTAGATGCCGATGGGCTCACGTGGTCCTCCACGGAAGATGAGCGCACAACCGTGGTGGAAATCGAAGCGAACGGAGCACGTCGCGTGGATTGGAGGCTTCGCGCGACCGCAGTCGGGCCAGCCACTCTTCGCGCCGAGGCACGCAATGATGCGGAAAGCGATGCGATGGAAGTCCGACTTCCTGTTCTCCCCCATGGGATAGATCGCATCGTCGTTCGCAGTGGTTCTACGCTCGACTTGTCAAGCGGCACACGGACGGTCGTTCGAAATTCAAAGGAAACCATCATTACGGAGAAACTCCATTTTCCGGTGGAACGGATTCGCGCGACCTCCAAGGTGCAGGTCACCATCGCTCCGTCAATTGCCGCAACTATTCGTCAGGCGCTCCCCTACCTCATTGAGTATCCGTACGGTTGCGTGGAACAAACAATGAGTCGCTTTCTCCCAGCGGTGATTGCGGCTAAGGCGTTTGAAGACCTTGGCATTCCGCGGGATCCTTATTTGAGCGAGAAACTCCCCGACGTCCTAAGGGCTGGTTGGCAACGTTTGGCCGACTTCCAGCGGCCTGACGGGAGTTGGGGGTGGTGGAAAGATGGTCCTGCCGACGCTTATATGAGCGCCCATGTCATGTACGGGCTCACCCTTGCCCGCCAAGCCGACGTTGGCGTTGCGGAAGATGTATTTCAGAGGGGTCTCGCGTTTATCAAACAAGATTGCGAAACACGTGCGAAACGCGATCCGGCATGGCGTTCTGACTGGCGGAGCCAACGAGACCTTCACACGTTGGCCTACGAGGCATTCGTGCTTGCGCTAAACGGGCAACGCGTGGCGTTGGCAGAGGACCTCCTGTGGCGCAGCAGGGAGAGCCTGTCACCCACTGGATTAGCGATGTTCGCACGCACCCTCTGGCGAGCCGGAAAGAAAACCGAAGCTGAGACGGTGCTCCGCAACCTGATGAATTTCGCTGTGCCAACAGAAGAAAACTCCACGGTGCATTTTGAGCGGCGGGGCTCGGGCGCATGGTACTGCTACTGGTGGAACGACAACGTGGAAGCGACGGCGTATGCTCTTGAGGCCTTCTTGGAAATTGCCCCGTCGGACGAAACTCTCCACCGGGCTATGAAGTGGTTGGTCTTGAATCGACAGGGCCGCCAATGGAAATCCAGTAAGGACACGGGCTTAGCGGTTCTAGCGCTGACTGCCTATCTACGAACCCACCGAGAGGACCAAAAGGCGGCAGACATTGAAGTGTCGATCGGGGATGGCAAGGCGCAAACGTTCGCCGTGACCCCGCAGAACTTCTATTCCGCGGAATTCAGCACGGAAATTGAAGGCGATGCGATCCCGGACGGCGAGCTCCGCGTCCGAATCCGAGTCCTTGGCGAGGCGACAGTGTTTTACGTTGTAAGTGGAACCTACTACTCGCTCGAAGAACCGATTCCTGCGGCGGGTCATGAAGTTTTTGTCGAACGCTTGTATGAACGCCGTCTCCGCCCTAACGAGATGAAAAGCCGTGCCACCACAGAAACAAGCAAGCAACCAGTGTATGTCCCGCTGCAGGAGGGTGAGACGATCCAATCCGGCGACCGCTTGCGTGTGCAACTTCGGCTGCGGGCTTTGAATGATTACGAATACATCGTCGTGGAGGACCCGAAGCCGGCAGGTTGTGAACCTGTAGAGGTGCGAAGCGGCTGGCAGTATTTCGGGACTACCGCAGGAAACGTGGAGTTTCGTGATCAGTGGGTGGCCTTCCTCCTCAGTGAGGTTCGCCAAGGTGACCACACCCTAACGTACGAGTACGACGCGCAAATCCCGGGCGTTTTTCACACTATGCCATCCCGCGCCTACGGAATGTACGTGCCGGTTCTGCGGGCGAATTCGAAAGAAGATGTCTTGCGAATTACGGATAAGGCCGCGGACGTCAGGCCTTAGGGATTCAGGCGCTTTCGGCTGCCGTACATCTTTTCGTAATAGGCACGAAATTCGCCACTGAGGATGCGCTCCCACCAGTCGCGGTGGTCAAGGTACCATTGCACTGTGGAACGCAAGCCATCCTCGAAGTTTACTTGGGGTTGCCAGCCCAGCTCGGTCCGGATCTTGGTTGAGTCAATTGCGTAGCGACGATCGTGGCCGGGCCGATCTTCCACATGGCAGAGGAGCGATCGCGGTTTTCCCATGATCTCAAGCAAGAGATGGAGCACCTCGAGATTAGGACGTTCGTTCACTCCGCCGATGTTGTACACTTCCCCTATGCGGCCATGTCGCAACACAAGTTCGATCGCGCGGCAATGATCGCTCACGTGGAGCCACTCGCGGCGCTGCATTCCATCGCCATACACAGGGACCTCACGGTCGTGCAACAGGTTGATAATGGAGAGAGGCAGTAATTTCTCCGGGTACTGATACGGGCCATAGTTATTGGAGCAGCGAGTGATAAGCACAGGCGTGCGATAGGTGTGGTAATAGGCCAGCACGAGCTGATCCGCGGCAGCCTTGCTCGCGGAATATGGGCTACGGGGCGCCAGCGGAGTCGTTTCTTTGAATGCACCTTCGGGACCAAGGCTCCCGTAAACTTCGTCGGTGGAGATTTGAATGTAGCGCTCGACTCCGTATCTCCGAGCAGCATCCACGAGCGCCTGGGTGCCAAGGACGTTGGTCCGTAAAAACACTTGGGGATTCTCGATGGAGCGATCAACGTGCGATTCGGCGGCAAAATTGATCACCACGTCGAATTTGTGTTCAGCGAAAAGCCGATCCACAAGTTGTACGTCTGCAATGTCGCCGTGCACAAAATGGTAGTTTGGGCGCCCCTCTAAGTCGCGCAAATTATCTGGGTTCCCCGCGTAGGTGAGAGCGTCGAGGTTGACAATCGTATCTTCGGGGTATTCCGCCAAATGTGCACGAATGAAGTTGGTTCCTATGAAACCGCAACCACCTGTAACCAGTAATTTCATGGCGTCCTCTGAATGGTCTCTATCGTTTGCAAGGTGCACTCAGCCAACCGCGCACTTTGCAAGCAACGGAAAGAAGAATTTTGTAAAAAGAAGGGGGTGGGCAAGTGATACTTTTCCGCGAGAGGTGGAATTATGGCGGAAGCTCAGGTTGCGCGGTGTGAGGCTGTCTTTGAGGTTGGCTCCTCTCCGATACGACTCGTATTGGAAGCCACGGACGAGGGGCTGAGACGTTGTAAACTGGTCGCTGAACCTTATGATACCGCACGGCAGCAGGCACCTTCGCATCCCGTGCTTGAGCAGGCTGTGCGCGAGCTCCGGGAGTACTTTATGGGTGAACGCGCAAAATTCGAAGTCACCCTTGCCCCAGAGGGAACCGATTTCCAGCTTCAAGTGTGGAAAGCAACGCGTCAGATCCCCTATGGGCAAACGCGTTCTTATTGGTGGGTTGCGGTGCGGATGGGCAATCCTTACGCAATGCGAGCGGTGGGGGGGGCCCTGGGTGAAAATCCGTTGATGTTATTCATTCCGTGCCATCGGGTGGTACGGCAGGATGGGAGCCTTGGAGGGTTTACGCCGGGAATCGGGTGGAAGCGCATACTCTTAGAGCACGAAGCCGCATACCGCGAAAAATTATGTGGCCGATAGCAGAGAGCCAACCTAAGCCATCTTGCACCCAAGGGACAGGCACACGCTCCGGCATGGAGCTCTCTGAGACACAATTCGTGGTTTCGCTCGTCCAGCCGAGGCATGGGCGCTACCCGCGATTCGTCATTGCATTGACGCCGTGGAGCTTTGTTGAGTGATTCGTGAATTTGGGAGATAGCGTGAGACAATGAGTCTATACGAGAAAACTGCACATGAATTGAGCGACTTGCTGCGCAAAGGCGAGATCAGCAGCGTGGAACTTACACGCTCAGTGCTGTCTCGGATTTCTGAGGTTGAGCCGCAAATTCAGGCCTATATTAGCGTGACGGGAGATATTGCCCTCGAAATGGCTAAAGCCGCGGATGAGACACTGCGCCGCGGTGAAGCCGTGTCCCCCCTTGCCGGAATCCCGATTGCGATCAAGGACAACATGTGTACGAAAGGGGTTCCGACTACGTGTGCCTCGCGGATTCTTGGGAATTTTGTTCCACCGTACGATGCGACAACCGTGGCGCGCTTGCGTGCGGCCCGGACGGTGTTTGTCGGAAAGACGAACATGGACGAATTCGCTATGGGGTCGTCCACAGAGAATTCAGGCTTTAAGAAGACATTCAATCCATGGGATCGGGAACGCATTCCGGGAGGATCCAGCGGAGGAAGTGCGGCCGCTGTGGCCGCCGACATGGCAATTCTTGCTACCGGAAGTGATACGGGTGGCTCGATCCGTCAACCCGCAGCATGCTGCGGTGTCGTGGGCCTCAAACCGACCTACGGCTTGGTTTCGCGCTACGGCCTTGTGGCGTTTGCTTCATCGTTGGATCAGATCGGCCCGATCACCAAGGATGTCGAGGACGCTGCTTTATTACTCAACGAGCTTGCTGGTCATGATCCCATGGACTCGACCAGTGCCCCCTACACACCCCCCGACTACAGAACATTTCTGAACAAAGAGATTCGGGGGATGCGCGTAGGGCTTCCCAAGGAGTACTTCGGTGAGGGACTTGATCCAGAAGTACGAACAGCGGTGGAAAAAGCGGTCTCTCTCCTTCAGGAATTAGGAGCGAGCATCGTTGACGTTTCGCTTCCACATTCACCATACGCCGTAGCTACTTATTACCTGTGCGCAACCGCCGAGGCGAGTTCGAATCTCGCCCGATACGACGGCGTAAAGTATGGCCTGCGGGTAGAAGCGGATAACGTCATTGATATGTTCTCACGGACACGAAGCGCGGGATTTGGTTCGGAAGTGAAGCGCCGGATCATGCTGGGAACGTACGCGCTGAGTGCGGGCTACTACGACGCCTACTACCTCAAAGCGCTGCGCGTGCGTACACTCATCAAGCGGGATTTTGAAGAGGCGTTCCAGCAATGCGATGTCATCGCTGGGCCGACGGCTCCTACCCCTGCGTTCCGAATCGGGGAGAAAACGGAGAATCCGCTGGAGATGTACTTGAGTGACATCTTCACGATTTCAGTGAACCTCGCGGGGAATTGTGCGATTTCAGTACCTTGTGGCTTTTCTGGCGAGGGCCTTCCGATCGGGCTTCAATTTATTGCACCAGCCTTTGAGGAGGGTAGGCTGCTCCAAGTCGCACACGCTTACGAGCAAGCCACGCCATGGCATCTTCGAAAGCCACCGTGTGGGACAAACAAATAAACGCCAGCGAATGTTTGCTTTGGAAGACACACCTCTTACCAGAAGATGGCCGACGTGCTGGTTGGTCACGTTTGTGTAGGGATTGCATGGGCCACGGGCGGCACGAGGGGATAGCTACTGATCAACCGCAGCAAGCGACGTGCAAGTCCAATGACCGAGTCCTGCAAAGCTTTGGTAGTAACCTCCTCAACCGTGCTACGCAGCAACTTCACCAGCTTCTCCTGTGCCTCCACCCGCGCAGCAAAAGATTTTTGGGTATTCAGAAGGACAGAGAGCAGTTGCGCTGCCTCTGTATCCTCGAAGCTCGTTGCTCGGGCTAAGTATTCAAAAGAACTGCTCACCACAGCAAATGCAACCTGCGGGTCATTCAGCACCTCCCCCACTTCTGCCACCAACAACTGTCTGGAGAACGCTTCGCCGTTCTCTATCTGTTCCAAATTCGCGATCACCATCATGGCGCCATAAGGCTCGTTGGTCGCCATTGTGAAAATTGTCTGCCACTTCTCTCCTGCGGTGCG
Coding sequences within it:
- a CDS encoding NADH-ubiquinone oxidoreductase 39 KD subunit; amino-acid sequence: MRLAKRLVEAGRCVRAITRDPAVIPLALRRRMEIRRCDLTVPEEARYAVRGALAVVAMTHIRFAPYIIEAMQAEEVRRAIFMSSTRRFTRFPEETARAVIAGEEAVQQSDLDWTILRASMIYGGSQDNNLTHLVRWLKNTPVFPLPGAGSMKWQPVFTWDVISAIEAALERPYTIKKAYTLAGPEPITLREMIETILRCMGKRVLLVPVPIAFLRFAARMLALVMERPPITLDQIQRLEEDKVFDISEAQRDLGFAPISFEDGIRRKLAGKA
- a CDS encoding dTDP-glucose 4,6-dehydratase, translating into MKLLVTGGCGFIGTNFIRAHLAEYPEDTIVNLDALTYAGNPDNLRDLEGRPNYHFVHGDIADVQLVDRLFAEHKFDVVINFAAESHVDRSIENPQVFLRTNVLGTQALVDAARRYGVERYIQISTDEVYGSLGPEGAFKETTPLAPRSPYSASKAAADQLVLAYYHTYRTPVLITRCSNNYGPYQYPEKLLPLSIINLLHDREVPVYGDGMQRREWLHVSDHCRAIELVLRHGRIGEVYNIGGVNERPNLEVLHLLLEIMGKPRSLLCHVEDRPGHDRRYAIDSTKIRTELGWQPQVNFEDGLRSTVQWYLDHRDWWERILSGEFRAYYEKMYGSRKRLNP
- a CDS encoding Methylated-DNA--protein-cysteine methyltransferase; this encodes MAEAQVARCEAVFEVGSSPIRLVLEATDEGLRRCKLVAEPYDTARQQAPSHPVLEQAVRELREYFMGERAKFEVTLAPEGTDFQLQVWKATRQIPYGQTRSYWWVAVRMGNPYAMRAVGGALGENPLMLFIPCHRVVRQDGSLGGFTPGIGWKRILLEHEAAYREKLCGR
- a CDS encoding Aspartyl-tRNA(Asn) amidotransferase subunit A: MSLYEKTAHELSDLLRKGEISSVELTRSVLSRISEVEPQIQAYISVTGDIALEMAKAADETLRRGEAVSPLAGIPIAIKDNMCTKGVPTTCASRILGNFVPPYDATTVARLRAARTVFVGKTNMDEFAMGSSTENSGFKKTFNPWDRERIPGGSSGGSAAAVAADMAILATGSDTGGSIRQPAACCGVVGLKPTYGLVSRYGLVAFASSLDQIGPITKDVEDAALLLNELAGHDPMDSTSAPYTPPDYRTFLNKEIRGMRVGLPKEYFGEGLDPEVRTAVEKAVSLLQELGASIVDVSLPHSPYAVATYYLCATAEASSNLARYDGVKYGLRVEADNVIDMFSRTRSAGFGSEVKRRIMLGTYALSAGYYDAYYLKALRVRTLIKRDFEEAFQQCDVIAGPTAPTPAFRIGEKTENPLEMYLSDIFTISVNLAGNCAISVPCGFSGEGLPIGLQFIAPAFEEGRLLQVAHAYEQATPWHLRKPPCGTNK